The Neomonachus schauinslandi chromosome 11, ASM220157v2, whole genome shotgun sequence genome contains a region encoding:
- the ILK gene encoding integrin-linked protein kinase isoform X1, protein MDDIFTQCREGNAVAVRLWLDNTENDLNQGDDHGFSPLHWACREGRSAVVEMLIMRGARINVMNRGDDTPLHLAASHGHRDIVQKLLQYKADINAVNEHGNVPLHYACFWGQDQVAEDLVANGALVSICNKYGEMPVDKAKAPLRELLRERAEKMGQNLNRIPYKDTFWKGTTRTRPRNGTLNKHSGIDFKQLNFLAKLNENHSGELWKGRWQGNDIVVKVLKVRDWSTRKSRDFNEECPRLRIFSHPNVLPVLGACQSPPAPHPTLITHWMPYGSLYNVLHEGTNFVVDQSQAVKFALDMARGMAFLHTLEPLIPRHALNSRSVMIDEDMTARISMADVKFSFQCPGRMYAPAWVAPEALQKKPEDTNRRSADMWSFAVLLWELVTREVPFADLSNMEIGMKVALEGLRPTIPPGISPHVCKLMKICMNEDPAKRPKFDMIVPILEKMQDK, encoded by the exons ATGGACGACATTTTCACTCAGTGCCGGGAGGGCAACGCAGTGGCCGTTCGCTTGTGGCTGGACAACACGGAGAACGACCTCAACCAGGG GGATGATCATGGCTTCTCCCCCTTGCACTGGGCCTGCCGAGAGGGCCGTTCTGCTGTGGTTGAGATGCTTATCATGCGGGGGGCACGAATCAATGTGATGAATCGTGGGGATGACACCCCCCTGCACCTGGCAGCCAGTCATGGACACCGTGATATTGTGCAGAAG CTGCTGCAGTATAAAGCTGACATCAATGCAGTGAATGAGCATGGAAATGTGCCCTTGCACTATGCCTGTTTTTGGGGCCAAGATCAGGTTGCAGAG GACCTGGTGGCTAATGGGGCCCTTGTCAGCATTTGTAACAAGTATGGAGAGATGCCTGTGGACAAAGCCAAGGCACCCCTGAGAGAGCTCCTCCGAG AGCGGGCAGAGAAGATGGGCCAAAACCTTAACCGTATTCCATACAAGGACACATTCTGGAAGGGAACCACCCGTACTCGGCCCC GAAATGGGACTCTGAACAAACACTCCGGCATTGACTTCAAACAGCTCAACTTTCTGGCGAAGCTCAACGAGAATCACTCTGGAGAG CTATGGAAGGGCCGTTGGCAGGGTAATGACATCGTCGTGAAGGTGTTAAAGGTTCGAGACTGGAGTACCAGGAAGAGCAGGGACTTCAACGAGGAGTGTCCCCGTCTCAG GATTTTCTCGCATCCAAATGTGCTCCCAGTGCTAGGTGCCTGTCAGTCTCCAcctgctcctcaccccaccctcATCACACATTGGATGCCATATGGATCCCTGTACAATGTATTACACGAAGGCACCA ATTTTGTTGTGGACCAGAGCCAGGCTGTGAAGTTTGCATTGGACATGGCAAGGGGCATGGCCTTCCTACATACATTAGAGCCCCTCATCCCACGACATGCACTCAATAGCCGTAGTGTAATG ATTGATGAGGACATGACTGCCCGAATCAGCATGGCCGACGtcaagttttccttccagtgCCCTGGGCGTATGTATGCACCTGCCTGGGTGGCCCCTGAAG CTCTGCAGAAGAAGCCTGAAGATACAAACAGACGCTCAGCAGACATGTGGAGTTTTGCAGTGCTTCTGTGGGAACTGGTGACACGGGAGGTACCATTTGCTGACCTCTCCAACATGGAGATTGGAATGAAG GTGGCACTGGAAGGCCTTCGGCCTACCATCCCACCAGGCATTTCCCCCCATGTGTGTAAGCTCATGAAGATATGCATGAATGAAGACCCTGCTAAGCGGCCCAAGTTTGACATGATTGTGCCTATCCTGGAGAAGATGCAGGACAAGTAG
- the ILK gene encoding integrin-linked protein kinase isoform X2, whose translation MLIMRGARINVMNRGDDTPLHLAASHGHRDIVQKLLQYKADINAVNEHGNVPLHYACFWGQDQVAEDLVANGALVSICNKYGEMPVDKAKAPLRELLRERAEKMGQNLNRIPYKDTFWKGTTRTRPRNGTLNKHSGIDFKQLNFLAKLNENHSGELWKGRWQGNDIVVKVLKVRDWSTRKSRDFNEECPRLRIFSHPNVLPVLGACQSPPAPHPTLITHWMPYGSLYNVLHEGTNFVVDQSQAVKFALDMARGMAFLHTLEPLIPRHALNSRSVMIDEDMTARISMADVKFSFQCPGRMYAPAWVAPEALQKKPEDTNRRSADMWSFAVLLWELVTREVPFADLSNMEIGMKVALEGLRPTIPPGISPHVCKLMKICMNEDPAKRPKFDMIVPILEKMQDK comes from the exons ATGCTTATCATGCGGGGGGCACGAATCAATGTGATGAATCGTGGGGATGACACCCCCCTGCACCTGGCAGCCAGTCATGGACACCGTGATATTGTGCAGAAG CTGCTGCAGTATAAAGCTGACATCAATGCAGTGAATGAGCATGGAAATGTGCCCTTGCACTATGCCTGTTTTTGGGGCCAAGATCAGGTTGCAGAG GACCTGGTGGCTAATGGGGCCCTTGTCAGCATTTGTAACAAGTATGGAGAGATGCCTGTGGACAAAGCCAAGGCACCCCTGAGAGAGCTCCTCCGAG AGCGGGCAGAGAAGATGGGCCAAAACCTTAACCGTATTCCATACAAGGACACATTCTGGAAGGGAACCACCCGTACTCGGCCCC GAAATGGGACTCTGAACAAACACTCCGGCATTGACTTCAAACAGCTCAACTTTCTGGCGAAGCTCAACGAGAATCACTCTGGAGAG CTATGGAAGGGCCGTTGGCAGGGTAATGACATCGTCGTGAAGGTGTTAAAGGTTCGAGACTGGAGTACCAGGAAGAGCAGGGACTTCAACGAGGAGTGTCCCCGTCTCAG GATTTTCTCGCATCCAAATGTGCTCCCAGTGCTAGGTGCCTGTCAGTCTCCAcctgctcctcaccccaccctcATCACACATTGGATGCCATATGGATCCCTGTACAATGTATTACACGAAGGCACCA ATTTTGTTGTGGACCAGAGCCAGGCTGTGAAGTTTGCATTGGACATGGCAAGGGGCATGGCCTTCCTACATACATTAGAGCCCCTCATCCCACGACATGCACTCAATAGCCGTAGTGTAATG ATTGATGAGGACATGACTGCCCGAATCAGCATGGCCGACGtcaagttttccttccagtgCCCTGGGCGTATGTATGCACCTGCCTGGGTGGCCCCTGAAG CTCTGCAGAAGAAGCCTGAAGATACAAACAGACGCTCAGCAGACATGTGGAGTTTTGCAGTGCTTCTGTGGGAACTGGTGACACGGGAGGTACCATTTGCTGACCTCTCCAACATGGAGATTGGAATGAAG GTGGCACTGGAAGGCCTTCGGCCTACCATCCCACCAGGCATTTCCCCCCATGTGTGTAAGCTCATGAAGATATGCATGAATGAAGACCCTGCTAAGCGGCCCAAGTTTGACATGATTGTGCCTATCCTGGAGAAGATGCAGGACAAGTAG